Sequence from the Anaeromusa acidaminophila DSM 3853 genome:
AGCGGAAGACAGCTTCAATGAAACGGTGACCGCATACCTCAGGCTTGATGAATATGGCAAAGCGGCTGTCGAGAGCCTTATCCGCGCGGAAATGGTTAGATGCCATGAGCAAGGTACGCTATTTGCTGAAAGCGGCTTCGCGGTAAGCATTCGCTTGAAAAAGGATGTGAAGGACGATGCCGAGCGTAAATAAAAGGGGCGATACCTTTCGCATCATGGTGTCCCTTGGCTATGATTTGAAAGGACGCCAAATCAGAAAGACCACAACCTTTAAGCCGCCGGACGGTGTTACTCCCGGCAAGGCTGAAAAACTGGCGATGGCCTTTGCTCACGAATTTGAGAAGAAGTGCCAAGGCATGGCGAATATGAACGAGAACATTCGCTTTGTGGAACTGGTGGATTGGTATTACGAGCAGATCGCGCCGCATAAATTGAAGGAAAATACCATGTACGGCAATCGCAAACTGATTGATTTGTATGTGCTTCCGTACATTGGCCATTTGAAGCTGAAGGATGTAACCACAGCAAGGGTTGATGAACTGTTCAATCTGCTGCTCAAAAGCGGCAGAACCAGAGAAACGTATCGGCTGAAAGACGCTGCCTATCTGCCGAAAGGCTCGTGGCTTCCTACGACAAGAAAAGCGGGTATTACGCTAGGCACATTAAAGGTGGCAATCCGGGGAGAAACAGTCACCAAGGAAACTGCCGAGAAAATTGCGGCGGCAATCGGGAAAAAGCTAAAAGATGCGTTTGTCCTGGAAAAGAAGGGCGGCGGCTTAGACCCGCAGACGATTATGCGAGTGCGGACAGCGACTTCTCCCATTTTTTCCACAGCGGTGAAAAAGGAGATTATGTTCAAGAATCCGGTGACGAATGCGACATCGCCCAAAAGGGATGAAAAAGAGAAGCTGTTTCTGGATGCCGATGGCTGCAGACAGCTTCTCACTATTTTAGACGAGCCGACTAACCAGCAGGTGGGCAGAGCCATTGCCATGCTGCTCTACACCGGAATGCGCGTGGGCGAACTGATGGCCTTGCGCTGGGAGGATGTATTCTTAGACGATGCCATCCTGACGGTCAAGCACACGTTGTATCGCGCCGACAAAAAGTACAAGCTGACTTCACCCAAAACGAAGAGCAGCGCCCGTGTGATTGCAATGCCGCCACAATTGATAGAACTTTTGGAGGTGCAGAAGGCTTGGCAGGAACAGCGCAAAAAGGATGTAGGCCAGCGGTGGATTGAGCGCGGCGCGGTTTTTACCGGAAGCTTTGGCGAGTACATGAATCGCGGATATTTGAATGCCGAGTTTAAGAAATTGCTCAAAGCTAACGGCTTTCCCGACTTACACGTTCATGATCTCAGACACGCCAACGCTTCCCTGCTCATTAACATGGGAGTCCCTGTGAAGGTTATTTCCGAGCATCTCGGCCATTCGAATACCCTGACCACGGAGAACATTTATGCACACATCTT
This genomic interval carries:
- a CDS encoding site-specific integrase, giving the protein MPSVNKRGDTFRIMVSLGYDLKGRQIRKTTTFKPPDGVTPGKAEKLAMAFAHEFEKKCQGMANMNENIRFVELVDWYYEQIAPHKLKENTMYGNRKLIDLYVLPYIGHLKLKDVTTARVDELFNLLLKSGRTRETYRLKDAAYLPKGSWLPTTRKAGITLGTLKVAIRGETVTKETAEKIAAAIGKKLKDAFVLEKKGGGLDPQTIMRVRTATSPIFSTAVKKEIMFKNPVTNATSPKRDEKEKLFLDADGCRQLLTILDEPTNQQVGRAIAMLLYTGMRVGELMALRWEDVFLDDAILTVKHTLYRADKKYKLTSPKTKSSARVIAMPPQLIELLEVQKAWQEQRKKDVGQRWIERGAVFTGSFGEYMNRGYLNAEFKKLLKANGFPDLHVHDLRHANASLLINMGVPVKVISEHLGHSNTLTTENIYAHIFNSTKAKASEAISQALASGIEQ